The sequence CCATCGACGCCCCCATCGGCCGCCACCCGAACCACGACTACAAGTGGGCGGTCACGGCCGACGGCAAGCCCTCCGTGACCCACTACGACCTCCTCGAGGCGTTCCGCGCCGCCTCGCTGCTCGACGTGAAGCTGGAGACCGGCCGCACCCACCAGATCCGCGTCCACATGTCCGCCCACCGCCACCCCTGCGTCGGCGACCTCACCTACGGCGCCGACCCGACCCTCGCAAAGCGGCTGCGCCTTTCCCGCCAGTGGCTGCACGCCGTGCGGCTCGGCTTCGAGCACCCCGCGGACGGGCAGTGGGTGGAGTTCGGGAGCGACTACCCCGAGGACCTGCAGAAGGCCCTCGACCAGGTCCGCGAGGAGACGTACGCGTGAGCGTGCCGTCGTACGCCGTCAGGGTCGCCGAGGACCTCGCCGACCGCGAGGCCTGCTTCGCGGTCCGCAAGGAGGTGTTCGTGCGCGAGCAGGGCGTCGCCGAGGACCTCGAGTACGACTCCTACGACGCCGGCGCCGTGCACGTGCTGGCGGTCCGCGAGGACGGTGTGCCGCTCGGCACCGGGCGGCTGCTGCACGGCGGGCCGGCCGTCGCGAAGACCGGAGCGGACGCGTCGGTGGGCTCCCTGGGGCGGCTCGCCGTGTCCCGGGCGGCGCGCGGGCTCGGGGTCGGCGCGGCCCTGGTGCGGGCCATCGAGGACGCGGCACGCGCGCGTGGCCTCACCGCGGTGGACCTGCACGCCCAGACCCAGGCACTGGGCTTCTACGAGCGCCTCGGCTACGTGGCCTACGGCCTCGAGTTCCCGGACGCGGGCATGCCGCACCGGGCGATGCGCCGGGCCCTGTAGCGGCGCGCGCTCCCGGTGCGCCGATGGCAGGCTTGAGACCTGCCGTGTGATCGTCGACCCCCGGAGCGCCGGCCGTGGATCAGTTGGCCCTGTTGTTCATCCTGCTGCTCGGGGCCCTGGTGAGCGTTCCGGTGGGGGACCGGTTCGGGGTGCCGTCGCCGGTGCTGATGACGCTGTTCGGTGGGGCCCTCGCGGTGGCCGACTTCGTCCCCAACGTGAACATCCCGCCCGAGCTGATCCTGCCCGGGCTGCTGCCGCCGCTGCTCTACGCCGCCGTACGCCGCACCTCCTGGCGGCAGTTCGCGGCCAACATCCGGCCGATCTTCCTGCTGGCCGTGGCCCTGGTGTTCGTGACGACGGTGAGCGTGGCGTACGTCGCCAACGCGATCGTGCCCGGCCTGCCGATCGCCGCGGCCGTCGCCCTCGGCGCGCTCATCGCCCCGCCCGATCCGGTCGCGGCGACCAGCGTCGCCGGACAGCTCGGGCTGCCGCGCCGCCTGGTGTCGATCCTGGAGGGCGAGGGCCTCTTCAACGACGTCACGGCCATCGTGCTGTACCACGTGGCGATCGCCGCGGTCGTGAGCGGCACCTTCTCGCCGTGGCGGGCCGGCCTGGACCTCGTGCTGTCCGCCGTCGTCGCGGTTGCCGTGGGCCTGGTCCTCGGCTGGGGCGCGAACAAGCTGATGGACCTGCTGGGCGATCCGACACTGCAGATCGGCATGACCCTGCTGGTGCCGTACGCCTCCTACGTCCTGGCGGAGAAGCTGCACGGCTCCGGGGTGCTGGCGGTGCTCACCACGGCGCTCTTCCTCGCCGAGTACGCCACCGACGCCGACGACGTGATGACCCGGCTGGCCGGGCACACCTTCTGGGACATCATCGACACCCTCGTCACCGGTGTGGCCTTCGGGCTCATCGGTCTCGAGCTGCACAACGCCATCCGTACGGCCCAGGGCCGCTGGGGCGAGCTGCTCGGCTGGGCCGCGGCCGTCGTGGGTGTGGTGATCATCGTACGGCTGGTCTGGCTGCTGCCCGCGACCTGGCTGACCAAACGGCTGCACGCGCGGCGCGACTACGACGAGGAGATCCCGGTCAGCTGGCGGGAGACCGTCGTGATGTGGTGGTCCGGGATGCGCGGCGTGGCCTCGGTGGCGCTGGCGCTGGCCGTCCCGCTGAAGACCGAGGACGGCTCCCCCTTCCCCG comes from Streptomyces sp. FXJ1.172 and encodes:
- a CDS encoding Na+/H+ antiporter, encoding MDQLALLFILLLGALVSVPVGDRFGVPSPVLMTLFGGALAVADFVPNVNIPPELILPGLLPPLLYAAVRRTSWRQFAANIRPIFLLAVALVFVTTVSVAYVANAIVPGLPIAAAVALGALIAPPDPVAATSVAGQLGLPRRLVSILEGEGLFNDVTAIVLYHVAIAAVVSGTFSPWRAGLDLVLSAVVAVAVGLVLGWGANKLMDLLGDPTLQIGMTLLVPYASYVLAEKLHGSGVLAVLTTALFLAEYATDADDVMTRLAGHTFWDIIDTLVTGVAFGLIGLELHNAIRTAQGRWGELLGWAAAVVGVVIIVRLVWLLPATWLTKRLHARRDYDEEIPVSWRETVVMWWSGMRGVASVALALAVPLKTEDGSPFPDRDEIVFIAFGVIIVTLVLQGLTLPWLVKRLGVRADSEREKEFEKELAVRAARAAKRRLREIEQVEDLPEDLAEQMLRRAFDIGIRISPDMGEEERREAQHQRARRLRRIRRIQNEMMSAARHEVLAARSEPGSDPEIVDRVLRHLDVRSLR
- a CDS encoding GNAT family N-acetyltransferase, giving the protein MSVPSYAVRVAEDLADREACFAVRKEVFVREQGVAEDLEYDSYDAGAVHVLAVREDGVPLGTGRLLHGGPAVAKTGADASVGSLGRLAVSRAARGLGVGAALVRAIEDAARARGLTAVDLHAQTQALGFYERLGYVAYGLEFPDAGMPHRAMRRAL